From Spiroplasma monobiae MQ-1, a single genomic window includes:
- the mgtE gene encoding magnesium transporter codes for MLEKEDNLKSLSELIEKLVIDNDIKKLRELEEEHYPQDIAEALENLDEKIVIISLRLFTNDTSSEIFPHLDADLQEEIINKMSSQQVSELFGELYTDDIVDILEEMPSNIVKKILRSSTPEARAQINNILKYNDDTAGSIMSVDYTRFKVYWTVTEAIEKIRERNEESEDHNTFYVVDDLNNLKGTIELRDLVFSKGSVLISEIMDERVLFAFTKDDQETVVEKFKKYDITTLPVINVQQKLVGIVTVDDVIDVIEEEVTEDIYKMAGISPTDDEYFKTSIWKMVKSRSVWLMFLMVSATLSQVIITLFLNIYHAGREVVNPESNNQIEYIVTMLLTPLLTVISGTTGNAGSQSSTMIVRALSLKEVETKDYARVMWKEFRVASITGLILVSVNFVRMVVIYSIQQKGDLNQAILWYTIATLSISMYISLIMAKLIGGTLPIIAKKLKLDPAVMAAPLLTTLVDALSTAIFFSIGLIFFTQFIN; via the coding sequence ATGTTAGAAAAAGAAGATAATTTAAAAAGTCTTAGTGAACTAATTGAAAAGTTGGTTATTGATAATGATATCAAAAAGCTTAGAGAGTTAGAAGAAGAACACTACCCACAAGATATTGCAGAGGCATTAGAAAATTTGGATGAGAAAATAGTAATTATATCTCTAAGGCTTTTTACAAATGATACAAGTAGTGAAATTTTTCCCCACCTTGATGCAGACCTTCAAGAAGAAATTATAAATAAAATGTCTTCTCAACAAGTTAGTGAACTATTTGGTGAACTATATACAGATGACATTGTAGACATTTTGGAAGAAATGCCTTCAAATATAGTTAAAAAAATTCTAAGATCTTCAACCCCTGAAGCTAGAGCTCAAATAAACAATATTTTAAAATATAATGATGACACCGCTGGAAGTATAATGAGTGTTGACTATACAAGATTTAAAGTTTATTGAACTGTGACAGAAGCTATTGAAAAAATTAGAGAAAGAAATGAAGAATCAGAAGACCACAACACTTTTTATGTAGTCGATGATTTAAATAACTTAAAAGGAACTATAGAATTAAGGGACCTAGTTTTTTCAAAAGGTTCAGTATTGATTTCTGAAATAATGGATGAAAGAGTTTTGTTTGCATTTACAAAAGATGATCAAGAAACTGTTGTAGAAAAATTTAAGAAGTATGACATTACAACTTTACCTGTTATAAATGTACAACAAAAACTTGTTGGTATTGTTACAGTTGATGATGTAATAGATGTAATTGAAGAAGAAGTTACAGAAGATATTTATAAAATGGCAGGAATAAGCCCCACAGATGATGAATATTTTAAAACAAGTATTTGAAAAATGGTTAAATCAAGAAGTGTTTGACTGATGTTCTTAATGGTTTCGGCAACTCTTTCTCAAGTAATAATAACTTTGTTTTTAAATATTTATCATGCAGGAAGAGAAGTTGTAAATCCAGAATCTAACAATCAAATAGAATATATTGTTACCATGTTGCTAACTCCTCTTTTAACTGTAATTTCAGGAACCACTGGTAATGCTGGTAGTCAATCTTCAACTATGATAGTTAGAGCACTTTCTTTAAAAGAGGTTGAAACAAAAGATTATGCAAGAGTGATGTGAAAAGAATTTAGGGTTGCATCAATTACGGGGTTAATACTTGTTAGTGTTAACTTTGTTAGAATGGTTGTGATTTACTCTATTCAACAAAAAGGTGATCTAAATCAAGCGATATTATGATATACAATAGCTACATTGTCTATTTCTATGTATATTTCTTTAATAATGGCCAAATTAATTGGAGGAACACTTCCTATAATTGCTAAAAAACTAAAATTAGACCCAGCCGTAATGGCGGCTCCTTTATTAACAACATTAGTAGATGCTTTATCTACTGCCATATTCTTTTCAATAGGATTAATATTTTTTACACAATTTATAAACTAA
- the trmB gene encoding tRNA (guanosine(46)-N7)-methyltransferase TrmB, whose amino-acid sequence MRLRNKNWTKDYIEQNRRYMITSDKKIDASSLFPQKQDTFLEIGCGKGQFIIGQSLKNKDKNFIAMEKETTVIGVALKKAITTENVDLNNLLFLNKYAENLLDIFESNSLKGIFLNFSDPWPKSKHYKKRLTYIDFLNIYWDLLKDDGIIEIKTDNDNLYEFSLEQIEESKFKLLYNTSDLYSDEEALKDNIATEYEQRFQSMGKNINKIVIKKEA is encoded by the coding sequence ATGAGATTAAGAAATAAAAATTGAACAAAAGACTATATTGAACAAAATAGAAGATACATGATAACATCAGATAAAAAAATTGATGCTAGTTCTTTATTTCCACAAAAGCAAGATACTTTTTTGGAAATTGGTTGTGGCAAAGGTCAATTTATTATCGGACAATCATTAAAAAATAAAGATAAAAATTTTATAGCTATGGAAAAGGAAACAACAGTTATTGGGGTGGCTTTAAAAAAAGCAATAACAACAGAAAATGTAGACCTAAATAATTTATTGTTTTTGAATAAATATGCTGAAAATCTTTTGGATATATTTGAATCTAATTCTTTAAAGGGAATATTTTTAAATTTTTCAGACCCTTGACCTAAATCAAAACATTATAAAAAAAGACTAACTTACATAGATTTTTTAAATATTTACTGAGATTTATTAAAAGATGATGGAATTATTGAAATAAAAACAGATAATGATAATTTATATGAATTTAGTTTAGAACAAATAGAAGAATCTAAGTTTAAATTACTTTATAACACAAGTGATTTATATTCAGACGAAGAAGCACTAAAAGATAATATAGCAACAGAGTATGAACAAAGATTTCAATCAATGGGAAAAAACATCAATAAAATAGTAATAAAAAAAGAGGCTTAA